One Archangium violaceum genomic window, AGCGACTCCGCTCGCAGGCGGTTCAGCTCCTCGGGCGAGCGCATGACGCCGAGCTTGCGATCGTACTCGATGCGCATATCCAGCTCGCAGAGCACCTCCATGGCTTGCGTGAGCCGCTGTCGCAGGGCCTCGAGTTGCTCCGGCTCCACCAACGTGTACACGGCGATGGAGTCGGGAGAGTACGTTTCCATCGCGCGCGCATAGGCGTCGAGGATCTGATCCTCCGAGGCGCTGACAGGCACCTCCAGGAGCTCGTAATAGGACTGCTGCTCGAAGTGCTTCATGGCGGACATCACCCCGTCACCCCGTCGAGCGCCAACAGGCGATCGGCGATGCTCTGGATACCGACAGCGGCCGGAGACTCGGGCTTGTCGAGTACGATGGGCCGGCGCCTGCGGACCGCGCGCCACGCCTCGTCGTCATACCGGATGGCCCCCAGGTCATCCATCTCCAGGCCGAAGAACTTCTTCCACGCGGACACCACCGCGCCGCCCACGTTCAGGTCGCCATCGGAGCGCGCCTGGTTGAGCACCAGCTTCACGCGGAAGGCGGTCAGTTCCTTCTCGAGCCGCTCGGCGAGCGAGACGTTGTGCTGGCGCACGTGCTGGATGATCTCGAAGGGCGTGCGCGCGGCGCCCTCGCGGGTGGACAGGGCGCGCTCCACGAGCCGCTCGATGCCGTAGTTGGACTCCACCTGCTGCAGCCGCCGGTAGAAGGCGGCCTTGACGAAGCGGTAGGCGTTCTCCACCGAGGTGGGCTCGGGCAGCAGCACCAGCACACCATGATCGGCGATGATGAAGAAGTCGAGCGTGTTGAAGCTGGAGCCCGCGCCCAGATCGAGGATCAGGTAGTCCACCGTCTGGGTCTGGAGGCCGCGCAGCAGCCGCTGCTTCTGGGCGTACTTGATGTTGGCCGCGTCCAGCACGTCCAGCGCGCCGGCGATCAACGACAGGTTGGGCACGCCCGTGGGGACGATGACGTCCTCCAGCCGTGCCTTCGGACGCAACATGAAGTCCGACAGGGTGGCCGTGGGCTGGCCCACGCCCAGGCAGGTGTGGAGGTTGGCGCCACCCAGGTCCGCATCGACCAGGAGCACGCGTTGGCCTCGCATGGCCAGCGCGACTCCGAGGTTGGCGGAGACGAGCGACTTGCCAATACCACCCTTGCCCCCTCCCACCGCGATGATGCGGTGGGGACGAGCCCGCGCGCCGAGCCCCGGAGAATCGGGGTCCGGGCGCGCGGAGGCCCCGCCCGCGGACGGGGCGGGCGAGGGGGACCGGGCGGGCTGCGACGCGGAGGAGGGACTGGGGGGACTCAAAGCACCCGTATCAAAACCCGTCCCGGGCTCCGCGTCGACTCCCTGGCCAACTAGTTGAGGATCAGCTGGCAGACACAGGGCGAAGTGCCATCACACGCCCCTGCCGTCGAGGTGGCGCAGGCCAGGCCGGTGCAGCACTCGCCATTGCTCGAGCACGCCTGTCCGCTGGTCGAGCAGGTAGCCCCGGGCTGGCAGGTGCCGGTGACGGACCCCTGGGGGATGTCGCAGAGCAGGCCCTGGCAGCAGTCCGAGCCGGAGGTGCACACCTCGTTCTGTGGCTGACACGCCTGGGGCGCCTGACAGGTCCCTCCCGAGCAGATGCCCGAGCAGCACTGTGACCCGGCCGAGCACGTGGCGCCATTGGCCTGGCACGTACCACCCCCCGTCCCCGCGTCGGCAGGGGAGGTTCCACCGTCGGTGGAAGGCGTTCCACCGTCAGAGGAAGGTTGTGTGTACGGTACCAGACAGGCCTTGGTCAATTCGGAGTTGGGCAGACACTGGGTGCCCGCGCAGCACGTCACGCTCGCGTCGTCGCAGGGCGTGCCCACGGGAGCACACGTGGGCTTCTGGCACGACAGGCGGCCGGTGCCATCCCCCGCCGGCAGGCAGAGGGCGCCGTCGCAACACTGATCGGAGAACTGGCAGGTGTCGTTCTGCGCGATGCAGCAGCCCGCTTCGCCCGTGTAGCCGCTCGGGCAGGCCCCCAGGCCGCCATCGACCGCCGAGCCACCGAAGCACCTGGGCACACCGGTGGAGTCCGCATGGCACACGGCCTTCTTGCCGTCGCAGCAGTTCTGCGACGCGCTGACGTCCGTGACCCCTCCATCCGGCAGCTTGCCGGCGCCGCAAACGTTGCCCACGCCGTTGCAGGACTGCCCGTTGTCGCAGCGACCGTTGGTGCACTTGACGGTGCCGTTGGGGTTGATCGGCCCGCCGTCGGGGTACGTCCCACCGCCGCAGCAGTCACTGTCCTGCGTGCAGAAGTTTCCAGTCAGCTTGCAACCGCCCACCGGCTGGCAGACCGTGGCGCCATAGCCGAGGTCCACACACGTCCGCGAGCAGCACGTGGAGCCCTCGCTGCACGGGTTGCCGTCCTGGATGCACCCGCCCCCGCCACCGCCCGTGACGAACAGGCACCGGCCCACGCCGCCGTCGCCATTGGCCGAGCACGCGTTTCCACAGCACTCCGCGCTGGTGGTGCAGATGTCGTCGTAACCCTGACACGAGTAGGCGCGGGCGCAGAGGCCCGCCTGGCAGTTGGTGGAGCAGCAGTCCCCATCCGCTGCGCAGGCCTGGCCCACCACCTTGCACATCGAGGTGGTGTCACTCGGAATCTGGGCACACGTACCGTTGGTGCACGTCTTGGTGCAGCACTCCTCGGCGCTGGAGCATGCGCCGCCGATGTCGAGGCACTGGCTGGCGCCGCACGTGCCGTTGGAGCACACGTTGGTGCAGCACTGGACGCCCGAGGTGCAGGCTTCTCCAGCGCTCCGGCACAGCGGGTTGGGCTCCGGACAGCGGCCATCCTCACCGCACACGCCCGTACAGCACTGGGCACCGAGGTCCCGGCTGCAGCTCGCCCCCGCCGCCACGCACTGGGAGCCCGGGCCACCATCCAGGACCGTCCCGTCCCCGCCATCCGGCTGTCCATCCCCCGCGTCCCGGCCGTCCACCACGCCGGCGTCATCGTTGGTACCGGGCGGGGTGTTGCCACAGTCGCAGCCCATGAAACTCATGAGCAGTGCGAGCGCGCCCGCGACCAACCATCGGTTGCCCCTCATATGTGTCTCCCCTCGACAGTCGACGCGCGGACAGGGTCCACGCGTTCAGGGAGACCCCCTTCACGGGGCAACGGTCACTCAGTCGTCGAGAAGCTCCACGTTCCAATACGAGGCGTCCGCCAGGTTCAGGAACGGCAACCACTCACGGTACGTGACGCGGCGGGAGGCACCTCGGAACAAGGGCGTCCAGCGGGGCCGCACGGGCGTCCGCAGCAGCTTCATCCCCGCCTGCTCCGGCGTACGCCCCCCCTTCTTGAGATTGCAGGGCACACACGAGCACACCACGTTCTCCCAGCTCGTCTTGCCGTTCTGGGAGCGAGGCACCACGTGGTCCAGATTCAGCTCCGAGCGAGGCAGTTGCCGGGCGCAGTACTGACAGGTGTCGTGGTCGCGCGCGTAGATGTTGAGGCGGGAGAAGCGCACGCGGCCACGCGGCAGATACTCGTAGGCGGAGAGCACCACCACCCGGGGTACGCGGATGCGCCGGTTGATGGTGTTGATGCTGTCGTGCGGGGCGGCGGCGCTCAACGCGGCCCAGTCCTCGAATTCATAGAGGCGGTAGTGCGCGTCGATGGCTTTCGCCACTCCCAGATAGAGGAGCGAGAGGGCGCGCTTCACCGAGGTGACGTGCACCGGCTGATAATTACGGTTCAGGACGAGAACGGCGCTGTTCAACATGGCTGTCTTCCCTGTATGGCCGTACCAACGGCATCAGCGACCGGCCCAAGGTCCTCCTCCGCCAGGCATCGGACGTCGAGGACCACCTCGCCGTCCGAGATCCGCCCGATCACCGGAACGTCCGCCCCTCGAAGACATTCCAGGAAGGCGGCTGGCTCTTCAACAGTGAGGATGCACGCGAAGGAAGGCAACCGGGCCAAGGGCATCGCTCCCCCGCCTACCTGTCCCGAAGTCGGAGACACACGAGCCTGGAGGCCCTTCTCCGCCAGGAGAGCCTGAAGCCGCTCGGCACGAGCGCGGAGGACGTCCACGGGCCAGGTGAGCAACCGGTAGGTGGGCACCGCCTCCGGACGCCCATCCCGGTACAGCTCCAGCGTGGCCTCCAACGCCGCCACCGTCATCTTGTCGATGCGCAACGCCCGGGTGAGCGGATGCTTCTTGATGCGGGCGATCAGCGCGGCGCGGCCCACGATGATGCCGGCCTGCGGCCCACCGAGCAGCTTGTCACCGGAGAAGGCCACCACGTCGGCGCCCGCGGCCACCGTGGCGGGAACGGTGGGCTCGTCGGTGAGCCCCTCGCCCGTGAGCGGCACCAGCGCCCCCGAGCCCAGGTCCACGACCACGGGCACCCCGCGCGCGCGGCCGAGCGCGGCCAGCTCCTTCACCTCCACCTCTTCCGTGAAGCCCACCAGCGCGAAGTTGGAGCGGTGCACCTTCATCAGCACGCCCGTGTCCGGCGTGAGGGCCGACTCGTAGTCCGAGCGCCGGGTGCGGTTGGTGGTGCCCACCTCCACCAGACGCGCCCCGGACTGATTCATCACGTCCGGCACCCGGAAGCCGCCGCCGATCTCCACCAACTCCCCGCGCGAGACGACAGCCTCGCGACCCGCCGCGAGCGTGGCGAGCACCAGCAGCGCCGCACCCGCGCAGTTGTTCACCACCAGGGCGTCCTCGGCGCCGGTGAGCTGGGTGAGCAGCTCGACGACGGGGGCATAGCGGCTGCCACGCTCACCCTCGTCCAGGTCGTACTCGAGGTTGGAGTAGCCGCGCGACACGGCGGCCACGCGGGCCACGGCCTCGGGCGCCAGGGGGGCTCGGCCGAGGTTGGTGTGCAGCACCACGCCGGTGGCATTGAGCACGGGCCGCAGATTGGGCGTGGCCAGGGTGCGCAGCGCCTCGTCCACGTCCGAGTCCTCGAAAGGACGGGCCTCGCCGCGCAGCAACCGCCCGCGCACACGCTCCACCGCGAGCCGCAACGCCGCCACGACCCGGGCTCGCGGGAGGCCTGACAACCGTGCCTCCAGGGAGGGACGGCGCAGGAGCTGCTCGATGGAGGGGAGCGCGCGCAGCAGCGCGTTCTTCCCCCCGTCTTCTGCCGAGGGTGCACCCACGAACAGAAGTTTAAGGGAGCGGGGGCGCTCGCGCCAGCCAGCCCCCCTACCCTTCACCCCGTGTTCACATCACTTCTTCCTGGACGCCTGCACGACGGGCGCCTTGGCGGGCCGGCCGTAGAGCAGCTGGTAGGTGTTGTAGGAGCGCAGCACACGCTTGATGTAGCCGCGCGTCTCCGCGATGGGCACCTCTTCCACCCACGCGTCCAGCGGCATGCCCGGGCGATCCGCGCGCCACCGGTCGATGGCCAGCGGACCGGCGTTGTAGCTGCCCACCGCGAACGGGGTGTGTCCGGAGAAGCGCTTCACGAGCGAGCCCAGGTAGTGGGCACCCAGCTTGATGTTGAGGTCCGGATCCAGCAGCGCCTGGGTCGTCACCTTCTTGAGCTTGAGCTGACGCGCCACCGCCTGCGCCGTGGAGGGCATGAGCTGGGTGAGGCCCAGCGCGCCCGCCCACGAGAGCGCCTTGGGATCCAACGCGCTCTCCTCGCGCATCAGCGCCTGGAGCAGATCCGGCTCCACGCCGGCCGTGCGGGTGTGCTTCTCGATCAGCTCGCGGAAGGCATTGGGGTACGCCACCTCCCACACCGGCCGCGTCTCCGGGGTGATGCGGCCACTCAGGTCGCGGCGCAGCGCCACGCGCGCCACCGCATGGGCCCCGCGCTCGTCACCGGCATGCGCCAGCAGGTGGACGAGCAGCCGGATGTTCTCGGCGGGCAGGTTCGTGCGGTTGACGGCGAGCAGCTCCGAGGAGACGGCCTCGGGGAAGCCCAGGCGCAGCAGCTCCACGGCGGCGGTGAAGTGCGGATCCTTCTCCATCGCCCCCGCGTGCAGGGGCCAGGGACCGCGGCGCTCCTGCTGGGTGAAGTCGATCCGCGGCGCCACGCGCTCCATGCGCGCCGGCTCCAGCTCGCCCAGCACCGTGCGCGCCATCAGCCCGTAGTAGGTGGCCGGGTGCTCCACCGCGAGCTTCTCGAAGATGTCCGCGGCGGCCTTCGTGTCACCCCTGTCCTGCAGGGTGCGAGCCCGCCAGTACGCCGCGCGCTCCACGTCGTACGTCTCGTCCGCGTCGGCGAAGCGCTTCTCGATCTCCTCGAGCATGGGCAGGCCACCGTCCGCGGTCTTCAGCGTGCGGGAGATCCAGAAGTCCTTGAAGAGCGCCTCGCCCAGGAAGTCGCCCTGGGGATAGAGCTTCGCGAGCTCCTTGAGCCGCTGCGAGGCCAGCTCCAGGCGGCCCGTCTTCACGTAGAGATCCGCGGCGAAGAAGAGCGCGTCGTCGGCGAAGGAGTGATCCGGGTACTCGCGGGCGAGCCGCTCGTACGTATCGGGGCCCTTCACCTGATCCACGATGGAGCGCGACGAGCCGAGCACGTAGAGGGCGCGCGGCAGCAGATCCCGCTCCTGACACTTGTCCACCACGGGGGTGAGCGCGGCGATGGCGCGGGTGTGCTGGCGCTCCTTGCGCAGGCCCTTGCCGTAGACGAAGTGCGCGCGGCAGGCGAGCGCGTCGGGCAGCTTGAGCTTGGGCAGCAGCGGCTCGAGCACGTCGAGGCCCTGGCGGTTGCGGTTGAGCTCGATGAGCTGCTCGCCGCGCAGCACCTTCATCTCCATCGGCGCCTGCTGGCCCTTGAGGCGCTTCTCGGCCTGCTGAGCCAGGGGCGTGAGGGGATGGCTGGCCCACAGGCGCCAGAGGAACTCGCGCTCGCGGGTCTTGTCCTTCTTCTCCGCGGCGATGTCGGCGCTGGCCATGAGGGCCTCGGCGCCCACGTTACGGCCCCACGAGGGCGAGGTGCGGCTGGACAGGGGCGCGAGCGCGGCGAGCGCGGCCTCGGGATCCTTCGCCTTGCGCAGGACGCGGCCGAGCGCCAGGCGGGCATCGGCGTACAGCCGGGAGCTGTCGGGCACCTGGGCGAGCAGCTCGGCCGCCTCGGCGAAACGCCCGAGCGACTCGAGGGCCACGCCGGCATGGGTGAGGCATCGATCGCGCAGCGCGGGGTAGTCCGCGGCCAGGGCGGTCATCTCCTCGGCGGCGCGCTTGTCATCCCCGGCACGCACGGCGCTCAGGGCGCGCAGGTAGCGCACGGGGAGCGAGCTCCCCTCCTTCTCCAGCAACTCCCGGGCGCGGACGTAGAAGCCCTTGTCGAAGGCCTCCTTGGCCTCCTTGCGCTTGCCCTCGCCGAAGTACGGCGCCAGGTCGTCCAGGCCGTAGGCGCGGCCCTTGAAGATCCTCGGCTGCGCGGGCGCGGGCGGAGGTCCATCCGGGAACGCCGGGTTGAGTACCTCCACGAAGCCGGGAGGCACGACGGCCTTCTCCGAGTCGGGAGGCGGCGAGAGTTGGGCCTCGGACGGGGCACTGCCCGTGAGGGCCTGGGGAGCCGCGGAGGGCTCCTCGGAGAGAGGCGCCTGGGTGAAGGCCAGCGACGTGGCGGCGGCGGCAGCGGCGAGCAGGGGGACGAAGGCTTTCATACGGGATGGGCCCTCAGGTGATGCGCCTGGGCAGCCCGGGAGACAACTGGATGCAGGGAAAAAATTTCCGCGAACGAACGGAGGTTAGACTGGCCACCACGCATGGACATCCGGACACAGAGCGCTCTTCTCGCATCCATCATCGGGCTGGCGCTTGGCGTTTCCATGTTGTTGCGGGCGGGACGCCCTCGAGTGCTCACGCTCTACTCCGTCTTCGCGTTGACGGTGGGCGGGTACTACCTGTCCAGTTTCTTGCACAGCCTGTTCGAGCGCGCGGAGTACCCGTGGGTGACGCGGGTGACCGTGGGTGCCACCATTCTACTGGCTTCGCTGGTTCCTGGCGCGGCAGTGGCTTTCTTCCTCGAATTCCTCGGGGTGAGCAAGGGCACGCATCTGCTCGGCCGGCGGCTCGCTTTCCTCTCCTCCATCTTCGGCCTGGCCGTGGCCGTCTCTCCCCTCGCCGAGAACCGGTGGGCCCGGGTGGCCATGGGCGCCTGGGTGCTCGGTGCCCTGCTCGCCTCCATCTCGTTGCTGCTCCGACGGGTCAGCACCTCCGAGTCACGTATCGAACGATTGCGGCTGACGTACCTGGCCATCGGAGCGGGGGCGGCCATCCTCTTCAGCGCGCTGGACCTGCTGGAGCGCTACGGGCTGCCCTTCCCCACCCTGGGCCCGGTCTTCACCACGCTCTACCTGTTCTTCCTGGCCCAGACGCTGCTGCGGCTGCGGCTGATGGACCTGCACGAGCTGCTGGGGAAGATCGCCTCGCAGACGGTGCTGGCCAGCATCCTGGCCGCGGTCTTCACCGTGCTGACGGTGTGGGTGGACGAGAACAACACCTCGCTCTTCCTCTTCAACACGGTGGTGGCGGCCTTCGTGGTGCTCATCCTCCTGGAGCCGCTGCGGGTGAAGGTGGAGGAGCAGGTGGTGGCCATCTTCTTCCGCGAGCGCTTCGAACTGCTGCGGGTACTGAGCAACGTGCGCGCGCGGATGGCGGGCGTCATCGAGATCTCCGAGCTGGCGCGCATGGTGCTGGATGCGCTGCACGAATCGGGACGCATCACCCATGCCTCGCTGTACCTGCTCGCGGAGGATCGGCCGGGCTACCGGCTGCTGGACGCGCGGGGACCGGCGCCGGTGACCTTCCTGGACACGGGCGCGGCGCGTGGCGTGCTGTTCGCGGTGGCCTCGGGACAGAAGGCGGTGCTGCTGGAGAACGTGGAGCGGCGCATCGCGGTGCTGCGGCAGCAGGCCGTGGAGGGCAAGCGCTTCCGCGACGAGCTCAAGCGGCTCA contains:
- a CDS encoding P-loop NTPase, with protein sequence MGGGKGGIGKSLVSANLGVALAMRGQRVLLVDADLGGANLHTCLGVGQPTATLSDFMLRPKARLEDVIVPTGVPNLSLIAGALDVLDAANIKYAQKQRLLRGLQTQTVDYLILDLGAGSSFNTLDFFIIADHGVLVLLPEPTSVENAYRFVKAAFYRRLQQVESNYGIERLVERALSTREGAARTPFEIIQHVRQHNVSLAERLEKELTAFRVKLVLNQARSDGDLNVGGAVVSAWKKFFGLEMDDLGAIRYDDEAWRAVRRRRPIVLDKPESPAAVGIQSIADRLLALDGVTG
- a CDS encoding HNH endonuclease, yielding MLNSAVLVLNRNYQPVHVTSVKRALSLLYLGVAKAIDAHYRLYEFEDWAALSAAAPHDSINTINRRIRVPRVVVLSAYEYLPRGRVRFSRLNIYARDHDTCQYCARQLPRSELNLDHVVPRSQNGKTSWENVVCSCVPCNLKKGGRTPEQAGMKLLRTPVRPRWTPLFRGASRRVTYREWLPFLNLADASYWNVELLDD
- a CDS encoding sensor histidine kinase, translating into MDIRTQSALLASIIGLALGVSMLLRAGRPRVLTLYSVFALTVGGYYLSSFLHSLFERAEYPWVTRVTVGATILLASLVPGAAVAFFLEFLGVSKGTHLLGRRLAFLSSIFGLAVAVSPLAENRWARVAMGAWVLGALLASISLLLRRVSTSESRIERLRLTYLAIGAGAAILFSALDLLERYGLPFPTLGPVFTTLYLFFLAQTLLRLRLMDLHELLGKIASQTVLASILAAVFTVLTVWVDENNTSLFLFNTVVAAFVVLILLEPLRVKVEEQVVAIFFRERFELLRVLSNVRARMAGVIEISELARMVLDALHESGRITHASLYLLAEDRPGYRLLDARGPAPVTFLDTGAARGVLFAVASGQKAVLLENVERRIAVLRQQAVEGKRFRDELKRLNDTRAALLQMKGGITVPLLGNDRVIGFLNLWDERVPEAYASDEIALILEVAERLATALENSKLYEKIRERDRLAALGEMAAGLAHEIRNPLGAIKGAAQCLDPKRLPGEEGEFVEVIVEEVNRLNGVVSAFLDYSRPLKQNFGPTDLNEVVTRTVKLIHNEIPRGIELKVEQEESLPRVEADAEQLKQVLINLVQNAMQAMGDAGGSITVKTVRPDRFNDFRSPAGDSVVELHVSDTGPGIPQDQQQHIFVPFYTTKQKGTGLGLAISQRIVKNHGGTMLVQSKPGEGATFIIRMPVPPSEPAQHPERLIVDGTPFPATRSAESLSLENSNPELTPPPRSERKSKREKKRRAS
- the selA gene encoding L-seryl-tRNA(Sec) selenium transferase, whose protein sequence is MGAPSAEDGGKNALLRALPSIEQLLRRPSLEARLSGLPRARVVAALRLAVERVRGRLLRGEARPFEDSDVDEALRTLATPNLRPVLNATGVVLHTNLGRAPLAPEAVARVAAVSRGYSNLEYDLDEGERGSRYAPVVELLTQLTGAEDALVVNNCAGAALLVLATLAAGREAVVSRGELVEIGGGFRVPDVMNQSGARLVEVGTTNRTRRSDYESALTPDTGVLMKVHRSNFALVGFTEEVEVKELAALGRARGVPVVVDLGSGALVPLTGEGLTDEPTVPATVAAGADVVAFSGDKLLGGPQAGIIVGRAALIARIKKHPLTRALRIDKMTVAALEATLELYRDGRPEAVPTYRLLTWPVDVLRARAERLQALLAEKGLQARVSPTSGQVGGGAMPLARLPSFACILTVEEPAAFLECLRGADVPVIGRISDGEVVLDVRCLAEEDLGPVADAVGTAIQGRQPC
- a CDS encoding transglycosylase SLT domain-containing protein, whose product is MKAFVPLLAAAAAATSLAFTQAPLSEEPSAAPQALTGSAPSEAQLSPPPDSEKAVVPPGFVEVLNPAFPDGPPPAPAQPRIFKGRAYGLDDLAPYFGEGKRKEAKEAFDKGFYVRARELLEKEGSSLPVRYLRALSAVRAGDDKRAAEEMTALAADYPALRDRCLTHAGVALESLGRFAEAAELLAQVPDSSRLYADARLALGRVLRKAKDPEAALAALAPLSSRTSPSWGRNVGAEALMASADIAAEKKDKTREREFLWRLWASHPLTPLAQQAEKRLKGQQAPMEMKVLRGEQLIELNRNRQGLDVLEPLLPKLKLPDALACRAHFVYGKGLRKERQHTRAIAALTPVVDKCQERDLLPRALYVLGSSRSIVDQVKGPDTYERLAREYPDHSFADDALFFAADLYVKTGRLELASQRLKELAKLYPQGDFLGEALFKDFWISRTLKTADGGLPMLEEIEKRFADADETYDVERAAYWRARTLQDRGDTKAAADIFEKLAVEHPATYYGLMARTVLGELEPARMERVAPRIDFTQQERRGPWPLHAGAMEKDPHFTAAVELLRLGFPEAVSSELLAVNRTNLPAENIRLLVHLLAHAGDERGAHAVARVALRRDLSGRITPETRPVWEVAYPNAFRELIEKHTRTAGVEPDLLQALMREESALDPKALSWAGALGLTQLMPSTAQAVARQLKLKKVTTQALLDPDLNIKLGAHYLGSLVKRFSGHTPFAVGSYNAGPLAIDRWRADRPGMPLDAWVEEVPIAETRGYIKRVLRSYNTYQLLYGRPAKAPVVQASRKK